One genomic segment of [Phormidium] sp. ETS-05 includes these proteins:
- a CDS encoding sensor histidine kinase KdpD translates to MSKWLVPTITEVLAFAGAEDAALRQKAPLLDANYSASVLWRQRQALKARSEWLAAKSSLNSLLEHFTPDTATPQGMILSGSGEETPFVGETGFLSLPDRFSVWHFLLNTSEETGANRANSVNLLANDPLSQEQFCLVLTKHFSLAMALGWDASETLQFQFSFDSEVVNRGWEAMRSRLLLTANPQQQGEFQALGSLFSPVIPNYKTVMQFSQLLLQYLPPSVDWEANIPETNSSPYPSQLLLASAKDEPYTVTPLKNKNVSGEIAKTPADAEITLDVYNPSNKVLAKPININANHKSVLNQTPGLDVELIQALAHEVRTPLTTIRTLTRLLLKGATDPKLIQRLESIDRECTEQIDRFSLIFRAAELETAKEKPSPAHLTSTSLAQIFTSCIPRWEKQANRRNISLDVILPQECSSGGGPSVVSDPTMLERVLTGAIDNFTANLTPGSEVKVHVTLAGNQLKILLSGGQSPDLATTRTKLDPTTPPQIKSLGKLLVFQPETGQISLNLSVTKHLFQYIGGKLIVRDRPLEGKVLTIFLPLEA, encoded by the coding sequence TTGTCTAAATGGCTCGTACCCACAATAACTGAGGTGTTAGCCTTTGCCGGTGCCGAAGATGCCGCCTTACGGCAAAAAGCACCGCTCCTTGATGCCAACTATAGCGCATCTGTGCTGTGGCGGCAGAGACAGGCTTTAAAAGCTCGTTCTGAATGGTTAGCGGCTAAGAGTAGCCTCAATTCTCTGCTGGAACACTTCACCCCAGATACCGCTACACCCCAGGGTATGATTTTATCCGGGTCTGGTGAAGAAACCCCGTTTGTGGGAGAAACTGGGTTTTTGTCTTTGCCCGATCGTTTCTCGGTTTGGCATTTTTTACTAAATACCAGTGAGGAAACCGGAGCAAATCGGGCTAACTCTGTGAATTTACTGGCCAATGACCCCCTGAGTCAAGAGCAATTTTGCTTGGTTTTGACGAAACATTTTAGTTTGGCAATGGCTTTGGGATGGGATGCTAGCGAAACGCTGCAATTTCAGTTTTCTTTTGACTCAGAGGTGGTGAACCGGGGGTGGGAAGCGATGCGATCGCGCTTGCTGCTCACCGCCAACCCCCAACAGCAGGGAGAATTCCAGGCGCTCGGCTCATTATTTAGCCCCGTCATCCCCAACTACAAAACCGTGATGCAGTTTAGCCAGCTTTTGCTGCAATACCTGCCCCCCTCAGTAGATTGGGAGGCGAATATCCCAGAAACCAACAGCAGCCCCTACCCCTCTCAGTTGCTCTTAGCCTCGGCGAAAGACGAGCCATACACCGTCACCCCCCTAAAAAACAAAAATGTTAGCGGCGAAATTGCCAAAACCCCCGCCGATGCGGAAATCACTTTAGACGTATATAATCCCAGTAACAAAGTTTTAGCCAAACCCATTAATATCAATGCTAATCACAAAAGCGTCCTTAACCAAACTCCAGGATTAGATGTAGAATTAATTCAGGCTCTCGCCCATGAAGTGCGCACACCCCTAACTACGATTCGCACCCTCACCAGACTGTTGCTCAAAGGAGCCACAGACCCGAAACTGATTCAGCGACTGGAAAGCATCGATCGGGAATGCACCGAGCAAATCGATAGGTTTAGTTTGATTTTTCGGGCAGCGGAATTGGAAACCGCCAAAGAAAAACCATCTCCCGCTCATTTGACTTCTACCTCTCTGGCGCAAATCTTCACTAGCTGTATTCCCCGGTGGGAAAAACAAGCCAACCGCCGCAATATCAGCTTAGATGTGATTTTGCCCCAGGAATGCTCATCAGGGGGGGGGCCGTCGGTGGTGAGCGACCCCACCATGTTAGAGCGGGTGTTGACCGGGGCGATCGACAACTTCACCGCCAACCTTACCCCAGGTAGTGAAGTCAAAGTCCATGTCACCCTCGCCGGAAACCAGCTCAAAATCTTACTTTCCGGGGGTCAATCGCCAGATCTCGCCACCACCCGCACCAAACTAGACCCCACCACCCCCCCCCAAATCAAATCCCTAGGCAAACTGCTGGTTTTCCAACCCGAAACCGGCCAAATTAGCCTTAACCTCAGCGTCACCAAACATCTATTTCAGTACATTGGGGGCAAACTCATTGTGCGCGATCGACCCTTAGAGGGTAAAGTCCTCACGATTTTTCTCCCCTTAGAAGCCTAG
- a CDS encoding TldD/PmbA family protein, giving the protein MSILLADAKNLLSDLIRRFSHQVDYLAIRLEEAEGTDIFLRGNKIETLSEGVSVGGQVRACYKGGWGFASFNQLATIEDRIAEAIAAARIVGDAETILAPVAPVVDAVVLPLTGTNPRQVPLAQKKQLCDRYTEILRSLDSRITTTSVRYGDSEQRILLATSDGTILEQSWVDMEMRFAATARNGETVQTGRETTGSRKAYEDLTDLDNQVRGAAQRAVDALSLPPVKGNSYTVVIDPILSGLFVHEAFGHLSEADMAYENPDILEVMTLGRRFGPPELQIFDGAIPEGHRGSYYYDDEGTPATTTQLIKDGVLVGRLHSRETAGKLSETPTGNARCLNYHYPPIVRMTNTWIARGTTPVPDLFADIKEGVYARNWLGGMTNGEMFTFSAGEAWMIRNGKLEEQVRDVTLSGNVFSTLADIEAIGDDFYWDESGGCGKGSQSGLPVGCGGPSLRINNVVVGGEAA; this is encoded by the coding sequence ATGTCTATTTTGCTGGCCGATGCTAAAAATTTGCTGTCAGATTTGATACGCCGCTTTTCCCATCAGGTGGATTATCTGGCAATTCGCCTGGAAGAAGCGGAAGGTACGGATATTTTTTTGCGGGGCAATAAAATCGAAACCCTGAGCGAGGGGGTGTCGGTTGGGGGACAAGTGCGAGCTTGCTATAAAGGAGGCTGGGGGTTTGCCAGCTTTAACCAGTTGGCGACGATCGAGGATAGAATTGCAGAGGCGATCGCGGCAGCTCGCATTGTCGGTGATGCGGAAACCATCCTGGCTCCGGTGGCCCCAGTAGTGGATGCGGTGGTCCTCCCCCTCACAGGTACTAACCCCAGACAAGTCCCCCTAGCACAGAAAAAACAACTGTGCGATCGCTACACCGAAATCCTCCGTAGCTTAGACTCCCGCATCACCACCACCTCGGTCCGCTACGGCGACAGCGAGCAGCGCATCCTCCTTGCCACCTCCGACGGCACCATCCTAGAACAATCTTGGGTAGATATGGAAATGCGCTTCGCCGCCACCGCTCGCAACGGCGAAACCGTGCAAACCGGTCGGGAAACCACTGGCTCTCGCAAAGCCTATGAAGACCTAACCGACTTAGATAACCAAGTCCGTGGAGCCGCCCAAAGAGCTGTAGATGCGCTCTCCCTCCCCCCCGTGAAGGGCAACAGCTACACCGTAGTGATTGACCCCATCCTCTCGGGGTTGTTCGTTCACGAAGCCTTTGGCCATCTTTCAGAAGCGGATATGGCTTATGAAAACCCCGATATTCTCGAAGTAATGACCTTGGGGCGGCGGTTCGGTCCGCCAGAATTGCAAATCTTTGATGGTGCCATTCCCGAAGGACATCGGGGCAGCTATTATTACGATGATGAAGGCACCCCAGCCACCACCACCCAACTAATTAAAGATGGTGTTTTAGTGGGGCGGCTGCACTCTCGGGAAACGGCGGGTAAGCTGTCGGAAACTCCCACAGGCAATGCCCGTTGTCTCAATTATCATTATCCCCCCATTGTGCGCATGACTAACACCTGGATTGCTAGAGGCACCACCCCTGTCCCTGACTTATTTGCCGATATCAAAGAAGGGGTTTATGCGCGCAACTGGCTAGGAGGCATGACTAACGGTGAAATGTTCACTTTTAGCGCTGGTGAAGCCTGGATGATTAGAAATGGCAAGCTGGAGGAACAGGTACGCGATGTCACTCTTTCTGGTAATGTGTTCTCCACTTTAGCCGATATTGAGGCTATAGGCGATGATTTCTACTGGGATGAGTCCGGCGGTTGCGGGAAAGGCAGTCAAAGTGGCCTCCCTGTAGGTTGCGGCGGTCCGAGTCTCCGCATTAATAATGTGGTGGTGGGCGGCGAAGCGGCTTGA
- a CDS encoding family 10 glycosylhydrolase: MYKSAVMQQKFGYDSCPNEFQDKWLDWLIDEAHKQGMQVHAYFEKGIKIDEDSPLFDLAIERGWIVPGVDRTHPGVEHYVLNVEIPEVGKYFTDILVEFVKKYPKIDAVQWDDYLGYHAELPGKVDRTAKLTSFVQNMIKSMKAANPKVSFDICHHNPYWSKRYFAADWENWGVDRVFIQVYADENFAEEMKYVEIYDGISITERQFNRLEELIKNDKIKNILFFPLTGDPAKMADNVKSITSKIK, translated from the coding sequence ATGTACAAGAGTGCAGTAATGCAGCAGAAATTTGGTTATGACAGTTGCCCGAATGAGTTTCAGGATAAATGGCTGGATTGGTTAATCGATGAGGCGCACAAACAGGGGATGCAGGTGCATGCCTATTTTGAGAAAGGGATTAAAATAGACGAAGATAGTCCCCTGTTTGATTTGGCGATCGAGCGAGGTTGGATTGTCCCTGGCGTTGACCGCACCCATCCGGGGGTAGAGCATTATGTGTTAAATGTGGAAATTCCCGAAGTTGGCAAATATTTTACCGATATTTTGGTAGAATTTGTCAAGAAGTATCCTAAGATTGATGCGGTGCAATGGGATGATTATTTGGGGTATCATGCAGAGTTACCGGGCAAGGTCGATCGCACGGCTAAATTAACCAGTTTCGTGCAAAACATGATTAAATCGATGAAAGCCGCTAATCCCAAGGTAAGTTTTGACATTTGCCATCATAACCCCTATTGGTCGAAACGGTATTTTGCCGCCGATTGGGAAAATTGGGGAGTCGATCGGGTGTTTATTCAGGTATATGCGGATGAAAACTTTGCGGAAGAGATGAAATATGTAGAAATTTATGATGGAATTTCCATTACCGAGCGGCAGTTTAATCGGCTAGAAGAATTAATCAAAAATGATAAAATCAAAAATATTTTATTTTTTCCCCTCACTGGAGACCCGGCTAAAATGGCAGACAATGTGAAAAGTATTACCAGCAAAATCAAATAA